A stretch of DNA from Spirosoma endbachense:
GCTTCAGGTGAAACCGCCCAGGTACAAACCGAGAAGGCCGCCAAGTCGACTGGTAAGTCAAAAACCGAAGCTCAACCGAAGTAATGCTCACTGCCCGCCTGAAACAGCCCACTGTTCCCTTCGAACCATGCATCGACGGCGCTACCGCCTGCGACTGGATTCGGATCGATCGGGACAGTGTGGCCGATAAAGGGCAGGCGGTCAGTCTGGTGCAAGCAGCGATGGCCTGGGCGGAAAGCTTCAGCAAGCAGCCCCTGTTCGCCCGCGATTACTACGGGTATGGGGATAGTTTCTGTTCTGCACAGCTGCACAGTCTGAATGTGCAGACGGTTTCAGCCATTCACTACCAGCAGGAAACAGCCGACTGGGTTGAATTGCCCACCACTGCCTACCGCTGGCAGGAAACGGGGGAGATTCAGTTTCTGCCAGCAGCCTATTCGATTCGGGGTGTCACCCGCATTCGGGTCAGCTACCGGGCAGGCTACGAGCCAGCTGAACTGCCCGCTGATATTTTGCAGGTGGTGAGGCTGTTGATCGGCCGCTGGTATGACAACCGGGCCGATGAGCGCAAACAGGTACCCTCCCAGGCTGAATGGATGATGGAGAGTTACGTTTTACCGATTTTATAATCATGGCAAAAGCACTGCAACCGGGCGATCTGGACCGAAAGCTGAGTCTGTTCACGATGGATGCTCATAAAAACGGCAAAGGTGAATCGATTGGCAAATCCGAAAGCCCATTTGTTGAGAACCTCCCTTGCCGCAAACGCGAACGGGGTGGTGTGGAAACGGGTGGCGATGGATCGGGGAGCCCAGCGGCTTCGCGCGAAACGGCCTATGGGCTGGTTGACTTCGATATTCGGTACCGTACTGATTTGTTGCCGACCATGATTCTCAAATGCGAAGGGGTACTATATGATATCCTCAACATCAGTGAGATGCCAGGGCCGCGCCGGCAGTGGTTAACGATCGAAACCCAGAAACATGATTGATGAGGGAGACCATCGACACCCGCGAATTGTTTGTCGTCGATCGAAAACTGGCCCGAACGGGCCGTGTGGTCGATGCCCGGTTCATGGGTCGAACGATGCGGGTAGCCGTCAAACCGATGCTCGACATCGCCAAACGGGAAGTGCCCATCGGAAGGCGTCTGTTTCGGAGTCAGAAGGTTCGCCGGCTTAAATCAGGCAAAACCAAACGGGATAGCACTTACGACAAGGGCGGAGCCACCAAACGAAGCCTGCGGATCCTGGTGGTACCGGGGAGTCAGGGCGAAGTCGTTCGGGTGCTGGTCGGAGCCACCAAAAAACGAGGCTATGCCGGCTGGCGGACACACCTGATCACCCGACCCAATATACATCAACGGGGCGTCGACGACTTCCTGTCCAGAACCGAAGCGCAGGGAGTGCCACTGGTCGAAGGGAGCTTACTCACAGCCCTGCATGCTGAAGTAGAAAAAGAGCTATTGAGGTGATGGAAGAAGCTAAAATTGGCGAAGCTCTATACGATCTGCTCAGTAAGCAGATTGACCTGGAGACACTTCACGAAGGGCGGGTAACACCCGTCACCTTTGGTCAGGGCGAAAACTTTTCGGCCCTCTATTACAACACCAAAGGACTTAAGCGTCTGGCCTGTCGAACACCCGATGGTACCAAACAGGGTCTGCTGGAAATTGGCCTGGTTGCCAAAAACTCCATTGAGCTTGAAACGCTGGCCGATACGGTGAATGATGTGCTCGATGGCTACGAAGGCAATCACCTGGGCTACCAGATCAGTCTGGAGATCAACGACGATGATTTCGACGAGACCGATCCGGACCTGGAGGCTTTTTACAAGCGATTATTTTTCGATTTAACCGTAACCAAACTGTAACGCAATGGCACCTGTAGCACGGACCAAAACACTGGTCAAAGGCAAAGAGATTATTGTGCTCATCAAAAAGCCAGCCGGGACTGATTATATCCTGTTTGGCTGCATGACGGCCGCTGACCTGGATTCGCCGGGGGCTGAAGTAGAAGAGACCGCCTGCCGGTCAGGTACTGAAAAAAGCCCCTCGGGCGATATTGCTGTACCGACCCTTTCGATTGAACACATCGTGCGACACTATGCGACCGGCGATCAGGCAACCAACGTTTCCGACGACGAAGTCCAGCAGTGGAACGATACCGCTCAGATTATCGACCTCAAGTACTCGGTCGGTGATAAAATTGGCGATCCGGTCTATACGGGTCAGGGCTTCTTTAACGGCTTTTCCCGCAAGGGTCCCCAAAAAGGCGATGCCACGGGCGGAGCCACCTTTAATTTCCTGACGATGCCCACCCGAAGCGTCATCGTCGCTCCGTAAACCTAGTTAAAACCTACTAAAGCTTACCCGTTTTAGTAGGTTTTGTTTCTCCCTAATCGATACCTACCGTCTGTATGAAACCAATTGAACAAGCCAACGGCGAATTCATCGCCGAAGTCAATGGCAAACCCCGCACGTTTAAGTTCGGTATGCTGGCCGCCAAACTCGTCGAAAAGCAGGGCGAAGGTGTCTCAGGCAATTACGAAATGATGGGTCTGACCTTATGGGCCGGGCTGATGTGCCGCTTCGAGCAGAACGATCTGCCGACCGTGTTTACCATTGATACCATGCTCGACTGGATGGATACCATGAGTGACCAGGATCTGGCCCAAGCGCTGGTGATCTCCAAAACGGCATTCGAACGCATCCCAAACGTAAACAGTCTGGTAGAAAAACTACTCGGGCAGCTGCCAGACGGAAGCCCCGTTACACTGACTGGGAGTCCCTCCAGGAAACAGCTTACGAAGTAGGCCTGCGTCCGGGCGAATTCTGGGAGATAACCCCCGCTGAATTTGACCGGATGGTCGCAGGATACCTCCGACGAACCAACAAAGAGGGTGTGTATTTCCGCGAACTCTACGCGCTGCTTTACAACATCAACCGGGGCGAGAAAAGCCCGGCCATCGAAGGGGCAGATGTGATGCGGCTACCTGGTGAAAAGAAAAAGCGGGCAGCCGCTGCGCCCAAACTCAAGAAACGATCAGAGGCTGAATGGGCCGAACTGGTGAGTCGAATCGCTAAATCCTAACATGGCAGGAGCAGTTAATATTAAGCTGGGGGCAGTTGTTACCGACTTTGTCGCCGGGTTTCGGGCCGCTGGCGCTGCGGCCGGTCAATTGGCCACGCAGCTCAATGGTAACGTGGTTGCCAGTTTTGCGGCCGCCGATCGGCAATCCCGTCAGTTCGAGCGGGGCCTGGGCCGGGTGGCCTCCGGTATGCAGAGTTTTGGTCGAACGACTTCGCTGGTATCGGCGGGTATTACCGCGCTGGGAGTTGCCTCGTTTCATACCTACGGCGAGATCGACGGCATTCAGCGGGCGTTGAAAGTTACGGCGGGTTCGGCGCAGGAGGCCACTAAACAGTTCGCCGAATTCCGACAGCTGGCTCGTCTGCCGGGTTTAGGACTGGAAGAGGTTACCCAGGCGGGCCTTCAGCTCGAAACGTTAGGCTTTAAAGCCCAGACCGCCGAGAAATACGTCAGTGAGGTGGGGAACGCCATTGCGCTGGGTGGGAAAGGCAAAGTCGAATTTGCGCAGGTCATTACCCAGTTTACCCAGATGGCGGGGAAAGCCAAAGTGCTGGGGGATGACTTGAAACCCATCATCACGGCTTCGCCCGTCATTTCCAAAGCGATCACCGATATGTTCGGTACCGTCGATTCGGAGCAGATCAGTGCCAAACTGCAAGCGGTGGGTCGGAGTCCGAAAGACTTCATCAATGACCTGGTCCTTAACCTGTCCAAACTGGAACGGGTGGAAGGTGGGCCGAAAAACGCTCTGGAAAACCTCGGTGATGGCCTCAAGATTGCCCAATTCCAGTTTGCATCAGCGGCCGATAAAGCCTTTGGACTGACCGAACTGATCGACCGGATTGGCAATGCCGTCGGTAGTCTGGCCGATCGTTTTACGGCACTTTCGCCCACCACACAAAAAGTAATCCTGACCGTTGCCGGCCTGGTAGCCGCCATTGGTCCACTGGCCCTGGGGATTGGTGGCCTGCTGGCCTTAGTACCTTCCGTAGTCGCCGGATCAGCGGCCATAACGACTGCGCTGGGTGTATCCATTGGCCCCATTTTGCTGGTTGGTGCGGCCATTGCCGGCGTTGCCGTACTCGTAGCCACCAACTGGGATTATATCAAAACGGTTTTAACGAATTCCGGGATCTGGCAATCGGTCAAGGATCTGGTTGGCTCAGCCATGGGCTTTGTCCGGTCAGTATTTACCGTCTATGTCGGCTATATTCAGGGGGTCTGGGCTCGGTTCGGGGGTTTCTTTACCACCATCGCCAAAGGAGCCTTTGAAGCAGTAGTCGCCGTTTTCAAGTTCGGGGCCGGCATTTTACAGGGTATTTTTTCGACGCTTACAGGACTGCTTACAGGTAATTGGAGCCAGTTCGGCAACGGCTTACTGGTTGTTGCTAAATCCATCTGGAACCTGTTGATTGACGGCTTCAAACTCATGGCCGGGACCATCGGTCGCACCATCGCGTCTATTTTTCAGCTGTTTGGCGCTACGAGTCTGGCGGATAAAATTACCGCCGGCATTGATAAGGCACTAAGTAAGCTGGATGGTCTTAAAGGCAGCATTCAATCTGTTCAGGCGGTTGCCAAAGCGGGCGTATCACTCAATGTAGCGACGGGCAATAAAGCGGGGGGCAAAACAACTAAAGATACACCAAAGCCTTTCGATTATTTAAATAGCACGTTAGGCAGTAAGAGTGAAATACAAAAAGCAAAAGAGGAGCTTAAGAAGCTGAAGGATGCCATTGCCAGTGGTATTCTAGCCGGTAAAGACGTATCAACGCTGCAAACGCAGTATGATTTACTAAAAAACCGAGTTGATGCTGCTACGGATTCGTTTAAGGCGCATAAAGCGACGCACGAAAGCTTAAACCCAACGCTAACGACCAATGAACGGATCCTCAAACGGCTCACACAAGAATTAAAACAGCAGGGTCTTGTACCCAATAAAGCGTTGCAGGAGCGGGTTGCGCTGTTTAAGCAATTAGTTGCCGATGAAAAGGAGTTAGCTAATTTCAAACCCGTCAATCTGGGGGACTTAAAGCCGATTGCGGTACCGAATGCTTCTAATCAACGGGTAAACTCCCTTATCAGTAGTGGCGGTGTCACTACGCCTGGATTGAATGGCTCGACGGCCAGTATCGGCCTGCCGGGTCTGACTGAATTCCAGCAGCGAACCAGCGAGCAGCTTCGCGATGCCCAGTTAAAACTGACGGAAGACAAGCAGCAGCTACGGTTTGCCTTAGCCGACTTTCCGAACATGTTCGGCTCGGTCAAGGATGAAATGCAGCGGGTCGCTGAAAGTGATCCACTCAACACAAAGGGGTTAATTTCCTCGGTGCTCTCCTCGGCCCAATCGCTCTCGGGTGCCATTTCCAGTGCCAAAGACACTTTAGTTTCAGGAAGTATTGACCTGCTGGCCAGTATTGGCGAAGGACTGGGATCCGGTAAGCTCAGCTTCAAGTCGATCATTAAAAGCATCATCGACATGATCGCTGATGCGGCTATCACCATCGGTAAGGCGCTTATTGTGACTGGCCTACCCTTTCTGGCCAATCCGCTTACTGCCTCACTGGGACTCAAGCAGATCCTGACCGGTGGTGCCATTGTGCTGGCCGGTGGCGTGGCCAAAGGCCTGGCCGGGGCATTGCTGTCCGATAATACGAAAGGCTTCGCCAAAGGCGGCCTGTTCCGATCGGAAAGTTTGATCCGGGTGGGTGAGTCAAGCCGGGCTACCTCGGGTGGTCTGGGCGAATGGGTGTCGCCCGTTGGCTTAGGGGCTGATTTAATCTCGGAACGTATCATGAAGAACCTGGGCGCTCCCCAGGTCAACCGGCCTGATGTCAATTCATTCAGGGCCGCTCAGCCCCAACTGGTAAAGCTCTCGGGTGAAGCAAGATTTAGTGGAGGGGACCTGTACATGGCTCTTGAGGATTTCAAGCAAACCAACGAATACTATTCGTAATGCCCCAGTACGTCGAAAAATACTACGCCGAATTCATCGAGCAGCCGAACCTTGGGCTGGGGCTATTTCCTGCATTATACAAAATTTCATTCCGGTTCCCCGATTTTTCGGGAACACCGACCAAACTACAGGTGTATCACGATTCACCTGTCAAGATCAGTAAATCAACTTCGGACGCCAGCCGGTTGTCGTTCTGGCATCCGCTGAAGGCTGATTTCAAACTTCGTGCGTCGAATGCCTTCGAAAGCCGGGAATTTTATGTCCGGGGTGATCGCGATATCCAGGTCGTTATTTTAAAAGATACCACGGCTACCGGCTTTGCCTACACCAGTACGGTGTTTGCGGGCTGGCTGCTGCCGGCTGATTTTTCGGAGCGGTACGGCAAAAAGCCCTACCCCATTTCGGTCTCGGCATCCTGTGGATTATCGACGCTGAAAGATCGGCCCATTCTGGACCCATCCGGCAAACGTTTACAGGGATACGTTAGTAAATCGACCGTCATTCGGACGGCCCTCTATAACTCGGGGCTGGACTTGCCCCTGATTACGGGGGTGAACCTGTTTGAACGGGCGAGTCTGGCCGCTGGCCAGCTGATCAATGGGAAAGCCAATCCAGCTAAAGATCCCCTTTTTGAGACCCAGATGCAGGCAGAAGCGCTGGTCAGTGACTCGGGTGAAACGCTGAGTTGCTACGATGCCCTGAAAAAAGTGCTGGAACCCATGGGGGTAAGACTGGGCCAAGCTGAGGGTAAGTGGTTTGCCATTCGGGCCGATGAAATTACGGGCGAGTGGGACGTCTGGAATCAGGAATCCGGCAAGCGTCTGCATACGCGTACCTACACCAGCTCCGACCTAACGGCAGGACCGGATATCAATTCCGCTGTCAGCCGGGATATGTTGGTCGATATTTACCCCAATCAGACGGTTCGGGTTAAAAACGAAGATCCCACGCTGCGCCTGCTGGGCGTCAAACCCGGTGTCAAGGTGGTCCAGCAGTTTGGCCGGTACCTGAACTATTTGAAAAATGGGGACTGGGCAGCAGTCGATTCAACCTTTTTGCCGACCAACTGGACGCGAAATAACATCACCCCGGATAATTCATTCCGGGTGGGACTGGGCAACGAAGAGGATCAATATGGGATGGTACTGTACGGGGCTGGTGACGAAAAAGCCAACGCTGATACGCCGAGCATTCGCACCCGAATGGTTTTTGAAAAAGGATCACTCGCCTACAGCCAATCTTACAAACGGACCCTGAAATGCAAATTTGAAACGAATTTGATTCGGGCCGCTAAAATCGTGGTGCTCGCTTACCGGGATGATGCGGGTAACGGCGACGGGGGCGAATACATTCTGCAGGGGGGTGGTACCTGGAAACGGGCTCCCAGTCGGGCGGAAATGGTGGGTATTCTAACCTACAATTCGAACGAAGCCGGCACGGTTTCCTTTCCGGGGATCGCCTCGATCACCCTGCCCATGCATGCACTCGACCGGGTGCGGATGCTCGATATCTGGGTCTGTGTGGGCGAAGCACTTGATTTGCCCGGTGGTGGGCCCAACCTGGGCACTCCAGGCAATCAGCCTTTCGTCAAGTACTACAACGTCACGCTGGAAACGGAGAAGGATGGCGTCAACCTGGAAAGCAGTCAGGTCGTTATTACCGACTCCAAACGCAAGCTTGAGCCTACGGCGACCCTGACGCTGGGGGATGTACCCTGGCCGCTGCCGAATGACCGAATTGGCTCGTTGTTTCGGGCTGGCAGCCACGAACCGACGGTCGACTGGAACCGGGGGGATGCCGGTGATGTGAATGGTAAGCCACTGACGAACTGGCTGGCTGAATCGCTTGCCCGGCAGACCATGCAACCGGGTGAAGTCATTGAAGTGACGCTCATGGGACGGCTACCCTACGGGCTGCACACGGGCCTTCGCTTTCTGGATATTGGTCGCAGCGGCTCGGGACAGATTCCGTTGCAATCGACGAATCTGGCAGTCGAGTTTCAGAGTCCGGGTTTTGGCAACTACGTCCTGCCGGGCGTGTATCTGCCCTGGATCAAAGTGGGCATGCAGGTGACGATCATGGATCCATCGGGTACCAACTCGGGTACCTATACGGTAACCGGTTATTCAGGCCTGGTGAAAGATCCCTGGTACTTTATCGTCAGTGGTACACTAACACCGGGCAAGAGTACGGGGGTCGCCATCACGGATACGAGTACGATCGACGACGGGGTGTTTACTCCCTACATCTTTCAGCAGACCCGCATGGACTGGGATGTACGAGGCTGCGAAGTCATCACATCCTCCAGCCGGGTGATGGATCTCGATGTCGAACAACTACCCATGCCCAAAGGCTACTGGGCGGATAAGGACGGCAATCTGATTCCGCTGGCACTCGATGACAACGATCAGCCCGTTCCGCCTGCCCTGAAAACGACGCTCAGCGACACCGAACAATTTCAGCGGAACCTCCATGGAGCTGGCCTCAAAGCGAAGCTCGGCATTAGCTCGGCCATCCAGGGCTATACACCCATTGATGCGGGCAAGGCCAAACTAGGGGCTGATGTATTCACGAACGGCATTAAGGTTGGCTCTGTCATCGCCAGCCTGCGCCGGCAAATTAGCCTGATGAACCCATGAGCCTACCTGCAAAATCCATAACCCTGACGACCGGCGGCTTTCTCACAAAAGGCTTTACGTTTTCGGTGCTCTCCAATCAGGCTGGCCACGAAGAGGATCAACGTGATCAGCTGGAGGATCCGCTGTTTGTGGCCGATTATGATAATCAGCCTTTTGTCGCGGGTGTGGTGTACCGGTTTCTGGGCTATCACCCGGTGTACATGGCCGATCAGGAACTGGTCCGGGTCGTCTTCAAAGAATCAGGAGGCTACGATTTTCTAGACCCGAACGAGAATCCCGGCACTGGAGGAGAGGGCAATGGCAGTACCAATGGCGTAACCTTTTTACCAGGTACTGGAAAAAACGGCCAGTTCTGGGGAGTACTAAAAATTGGCAATGCATACTATGCTGTGCCCGATGATCCAACGCTTCAGATTGTTACCCAAAATGGTGCCCATACGACGATCATGCCCTTTTTCGAAGGTGGAATTAACGCGATCCTGCCTACCCCTCCGCCAAATACGCCGGTTGCCAATGTGTTGATTGGCAACGATGGCATCTTGTACCGATCTACGGAAGTGACTCAGCCAACGACAGTAATTACCTGGACTGTTCTTGAGCAGTACATTGAAGAGGACGATGACGTTGTTGATCCACCTGATCCACCGCCATTCCACAAAAAGTCGGCCGTCGATGTCAACGACTGCGAGCAGCTGGCTGGCTGGGGCTTCAATGATCTGGTCGCTCCAGCTGTCGTCACGATTACAGTGGATGGTGTCTTTGAAGCCAATGTAACGGCTCAGCGGGTTCGTACCGATGTGCGCGATGCGTTGATTGCTGCCGGCATCCAGACCACCAATACCATTTTTGGCTTTAACTACATGAAGCCAGCCAAATGGCGGGATGGCGTTCAACACACCTGGCGCGTGTTTGTGGACGGTGTTGAAGCGGCTGACTACAATGTGCCGAAAGAAAAGACCTGCGCAGCTCCTGTTGTTCCGGACGTCCCTTACGAGATGTTCATCAAGCAGTCGCCAATCATCAGTGTCAATAAAGCCGGTGACTCGAAAACGGTAACGCTGATACAGGTTTGGTCCGACTGGTCAGAGACGCCTTACACTGGGCCGCTTGTTCCAGTTTGGGGTATTTCAAACACGCCAACGGGGATAGTTGCCGTTCCCTATGACCCAGCTAAAACGCTTGATGTAGCAGCTACCAGTGCGGCCACGGTGAGCGACTTTGTGATCACCTGCTCGTTAACGTTGCCCCAAACCGTACAGGTAATTACTGTCGGTTGTACCCGGCCAGGTGGGTTAACGACTTACAACGCCAGCTATCACTTTATCCCGACTGGTGGATTTAGCGACCCTCCTTATCCGACACTTGACGAGGCAAACGATACCGCAGGCGAAGCGTTCGACGGTACTCG
This window harbors:
- a CDS encoding head-tail connector protein; this encodes MLTARLKQPTVPFEPCIDGATACDWIRIDRDSVADKGQAVSLVQAAMAWAESFSKQPLFARDYYGYGDSFCSAQLHSLNVQTVSAIHYQQETADWVELPTTAYRWQETGEIQFLPAAYSIRGVTRIRVSYRAGYEPAELPADILQVVRLLIGRWYDNRADERKQVPSQAEWMMESYVLPIL
- a CDS encoding phage head completion protein, encoding MAKALQPGDLDRKLSLFTMDAHKNGKGESIGKSESPFVENLPCRKRERGGVETGGDGSGSPAASRETAYGLVDFDIRYRTDLLPTMILKCEGVLYDILNISEMPGPRRQWLTIETQKHD
- a CDS encoding tape measure protein, with translation MAGAVNIKLGAVVTDFVAGFRAAGAAAGQLATQLNGNVVASFAAADRQSRQFERGLGRVASGMQSFGRTTSLVSAGITALGVASFHTYGEIDGIQRALKVTAGSAQEATKQFAEFRQLARLPGLGLEEVTQAGLQLETLGFKAQTAEKYVSEVGNAIALGGKGKVEFAQVITQFTQMAGKAKVLGDDLKPIITASPVISKAITDMFGTVDSEQISAKLQAVGRSPKDFINDLVLNLSKLERVEGGPKNALENLGDGLKIAQFQFASAADKAFGLTELIDRIGNAVGSLADRFTALSPTTQKVILTVAGLVAAIGPLALGIGGLLALVPSVVAGSAAITTALGVSIGPILLVGAAIAGVAVLVATNWDYIKTVLTNSGIWQSVKDLVGSAMGFVRSVFTVYVGYIQGVWARFGGFFTTIAKGAFEAVVAVFKFGAGILQGIFSTLTGLLTGNWSQFGNGLLVVAKSIWNLLIDGFKLMAGTIGRTIASIFQLFGATSLADKITAGIDKALSKLDGLKGSIQSVQAVAKAGVSLNVATGNKAGGKTTKDTPKPFDYLNSTLGSKSEIQKAKEELKKLKDAIASGILAGKDVSTLQTQYDLLKNRVDAATDSFKAHKATHESLNPTLTTNERILKRLTQELKQQGLVPNKALQERVALFKQLVADEKELANFKPVNLGDLKPIAVPNASNQRVNSLISSGGVTTPGLNGSTASIGLPGLTEFQQRTSEQLRDAQLKLTEDKQQLRFALADFPNMFGSVKDEMQRVAESDPLNTKGLISSVLSSAQSLSGAISSAKDTLVSGSIDLLASIGEGLGSGKLSFKSIIKSIIDMIADAAITIGKALIVTGLPFLANPLTASLGLKQILTGGAIVLAGGVAKGLAGALLSDNTKGFAKGGLFRSESLIRVGESSRATSGGLGEWVSPVGLGADLISERIMKNLGAPQVNRPDVNSFRAAQPQLVKLSGEARFSGGDLYMALEDFKQTNEYYS